TTTCAGCTCTGGCTTACTGGTCCAGTGATTTGCGTAGATTTAACCTATATGGATATTTATTTAAATGGTCCATATTGGGTTGATAGCATGAAGTACACACATTCTGAACTCTACTTTGGACAATGGATGGTTCCTACTTGACTGTGATGAAAACTTATCCCAAAGCTGATAATTTTGATGAGAAACTTCCGGATCTGACTGCTGAGTTTAGTCAAGGCCACAATGTTGTGTTGGGACCTATTAAGTCATGGGGAAGTTACTGTACATTGGGAATTTAAGCATATTCACAATCCAAAATTGTCATGGAACTGAAGTTATGTATCTAAGTATTGTGATTTAATTCCCCCCCCCATGGCTTCACTTACACTACGAAGTATTGCCAATCCAGTGCAGGGGACCTAATTGCCTAAATGTTTTGTTGATGGCCCCTTTGACCCCAACAGGCATGCTCCCTCACAAAACCAAAAGAGGACAGGCTGCATTGGAAAGGTTGAAGGTGTTCGATGGTGTCCCCCCTCCTTATGACAAGGTGACTTATGTTTCAATAATTCAGCGTAACTCTATGATTGTGTGCTGTCAGTGATGCTACTTTTTCATACATACATTGTTTGAGTTTTGACTTTGAGAATACCCCTGAATCTGAGACGCAATTGTCCTTCCCTCTAATGGACTTGCAGTTGTTTGGAGCTGACGTTTATTTTGTTCCACAGAGGAAGCGCATGGTCGTACCTGCCGCCCTGAAGATTGTGCGTCTGAAGCCCACTCGCAAGGTAAGCCTAAAATCAGTTTGTCAAATAACCCCACTGACTTTATCAAAGCTACATTGACTAGTAGGTAGCTGTGTTTCAAAAGTTGCAGCTTGTGCtaattagaggtcgaccaattatgattttttGATACctataccaattattggaggacccaaaaaagccgatactgattaATCGACCGATttcataaataaaaaaatgaactgTTTCTGTAATAATGACaactacaacaatactgaattaacatttattttaacttaatatataatacataaataaaatcaatttagcctcaaataaataatgaaacatgttcaatttggtttaacctgtctaggactgcccccccacattccactgaaaaggcagagggcgaaattcatttttatttttttttttttttttatatttaactttcacacattaaagtccaatacagctaatgaaagacacagatcgtgtgaatccagccaacatgtccgatttttaaaatgttttacaggcaagacacaatatgtaaagatataaatctattagctaaactcattagcataagacaccatcttttatttgtccaccaacaccagtagctatcaccaattcggctaaactaagatattaatagccactaaccaagaaaaaaactcatcagatgacagtctgataacatatttatggtataggataggttttgttagaaaaatgtgcatatttcaggtagatgtcatagtttacaattgcacccaccgtcacaaatggactagaataaatatatagagcaacctgtttacctaattactaatcatcaaacatttcgtaaaaatacacagcatacactaatcgaaagacacagatcctgtgaatacagacaatatttcagattttctaagtgtcttacagcgaaaacacaataaatcgttatattagcataccacatatgcaaacgttaccagagcattgattctagccaaagagagcgataacgtaaacatcgccaaaatatattaattttttcactaaccttctcagaattcttccgatgacactcctgtaacatcatattacacaatccatatacagtttgttcgaaaatgtgcatatttagccaccaaaatcatggttagacaatgacaaaagttgcccagctggtcagacaatgtcgtgcgccatattagacagtgatctagccgtatacataaatactcataaacgtgactaaaaaatatagggtggacagcgattgatagacaatttaattcttaatacaatcgctgatttacattttttaaattatccttacttttcaatacagtttgcgccaagcaaagctacgtcaaacaagatggcgtcctaagcaattaacatttctcgacagaaacacgatttatcataataaattgttcctactttgagctgttcttccatcagaatcttgggcaaagaatcctttcttgggtctaatcgtcttttggtcgaaagctgtcctcttgcaatgtcgaaatgcccattgcgttcggcatgaactggaaccgtgcccagagattcacagtgtctcagaaataaatgtcccaaaatcaaataatgcaaaaacaaagtgttggagaagtaaaggtgcaatatgtgccatgtaagaaagcgaacgtttaagttccttgctcagaacatgagaacatatgaaagctggtggttccttttaacatgagtcttcaatattcccaggtaagaagttttaggttgtggttattataggaattataggactatttctctctatacgatttgtatttcatatacctttgactattggatgttcttataggcactttagtattgccagtgtaacagtatagcttccatccctctcctcgctgctacctgggctcgaaccaggcacacatcgacaacagccaccctcgaagcagcgttacccatgcagagcaaggggaacgaCTActcccaagtctcagagcgagtgacatttgagacgctattagcgcgcaccctgctaactagctagccatttcacatcggttacaccagcttaatctcgggagttgataggtttgaattcataaacagcagagctgctggcaaaatgcacgaaagtgctgtttgaatgaatgctttcAAGCCTGTTGGTGCCCagcatcgctcagtcagactgctcaatcaaatcatagacttaattataacataacacgcagaaatacgagccttaggtcattaatattgtcgaatccggaaactatcatctcgaaaacaaaacatttattctaagtgaaatacggaaccgttccgtattttatctaacgagtggcatccatcagtctaaatattcctgttacattgcacaaccttcaatgttatgtcataattacgtaaaattctggcaaattagttcgcaacgagccaggcggcccaaactgttgcatataccctgactctgcgtgcaatgaacgcaagagaagtgacacaatttcaactggttaatattgcctgctaacctggatttcttttagctaaatatgcaggtttaaaaatatatacttctgtgtattgattttaagaaaggcaattttgtttatggttaggtacacgttggagcaacgacagtcctttttcgcgaatgcgcactgtgtcgattatatgcaacgcaggacacgctagataaactagtaatatcatcaaccatgtgtagttataactagtgattatgattgataagtttaatgctagctagcaacttaccgtggcttcttactgcattcgtgtaacaggtgggctcctcgtgaggcaggtggttagagcgttggactagttaactgtaaggttgcaagattgaatccctgagctgacaaggtaacaatctgccgttctgcccctgaaaagggcagttaacccactgttcctaggccgtcattgaaaataagaatgtgttcttaactgacttgcctagttaaataaaggtgtttttTCCCCCCCGGCAAAATCGGCGTTCAAAATtaacgatttccgattgttatgaaaacttgtaatcggccctaattaatcggtcgacctctagtgctaATGTTTAGCCATGTCGTTCTTGCGAGTCAGACATGGATTTAGCCAGGTACCAATCTTTGCTTATTGTCAGTGATGTTTACCACAGTAAGTATTCGAGTTTGACGACCATGAGAATACTTTACATGCACTACCATCTGAGACATAAAGCAACATCCAAATAATTATTTTCATCCCAAGTTATGGCAACTGTTCTTTTATGATCTGATATTGGATTATGTTAGCCTAATGATTTGATTTGTAATGCTTTTTCATTAGTAATTTTTCCTGTCCTTTGTGTGAACTTGCCTTCCCTAGTTTGCCCTCCTTGGACGTCTGGCCCATGAGGTTGGCTGGAAGTACCAGGCTATCACAGCCACTTtggaagagaagaggaaagagaaggcCAAGATCCGGTACACCAAGAAAAAGATAGAGATCAAGCTGTCAAAGCTGGCAGAGAAGAATGTGGAGAGCAAGATTTCAAAGTACACTGCTGTCCTTAAACAATACGGTGTCCTTGTCTGAGCTTGTTCATGGTTGCCTATAAAGATGGATAAATGTTTATAGAATGTTTGACTCGCTTGATTTCTTGGCATGTTTGAGGTGCATGAAGTTGACATGGCATTGTGAAGGAAAGTATGAGCAATGCATCATGACATGTAGTTCTACAACTAGAGATGAGGTGTTAATTAAGTTTGAACACAACAGAAGCATTTGGAGCAGCATCCAGATTGTAAATTTTTCAAGGAGACCGAGTAATTTTGCGTATGACATTTAGCACAACAATCAATTGTTAATCTTTCTATGGCGTCAATTCTATTCAACACGATGACCCTGTGTGGTGCTGTCAAACCCCGTGTATCAAATACGTGCGCGCGACTTGCGGTTGGAGGAGGCCGCGTCAATTGCCCTAGCTGTCGATCGGTAAGTGCTTCCTGTTTTTCTGGTATTGTGGAGAGGAAAGGATTGGCCAAAGGGTCTGAAATTGCAATACTGAAGCAACTAACGCTCGCTAGCAACACTAGCAGTACTACTAGTTAGCAAGACAGCTATGGGAGTTAAATGGGGTAAAACGCAATCAAGTAGCATATCAGTACTACTTTACAACATGTCTGATAGCAAAGGACCGGTATTTTAAGCGAATTGTCAATTTAATTCTCAGATGCGGGGTGGGTCGGTCGCCTTAGAATTTGTATACAATACGAACCAAAATATGACTCGAGAGACCCACTCCCAGATATAACATACAGGCATGCAGTCCACCGATTAATAGACGTGTCGCTCACATGCAAAATATATTGCGAACGACTAGGAGATAGTTTAAAAGTTAGGGAAGTAGCTAACTGGCTGGGACGTTATTATAATAGCATTTTATACATTATAATGCGTTTCAGTATAGCTCGTGAAAACGTAGCCCAACCTGGACTCGGGTAGACTAAACAAAGTAAATACGGGACGCTCCAATTGTTACATTTCGTGTGGTATGTTAATTTGTGGAGGTCCCATAATCCACTTCGCATGTTACGAATTACGATTCGTATGATGCTTTTTTTTATAGTGTATGCGGACACTCCTTCAATTGACTGgattttggctatttcagccacacctgttgctgacagatgtataaaatcgagcacacagccatgcaatctccgtaTACAAACACTGGCagaatgtccttactgaagaACTCGGTGACTTTCAAAATGGTACGGTCATAGGATGCCTCCTTTCCAACAGGTCAGTTCGTTACATTTCTGCCCTGGTAAACtggaagtgctgttattgtgaagtggaaactccatggttcaggctaggccccgtATTTCCAGTGAAAGGACATtccagacgattctgtgcttccaactttgtggcaagagtttaaggtcctttgctgtttcagcatgacagtgcacaaagcgaggtccatactgaaatgttttgtcgagatcggtgtggaagaacttgactggcctgcacagagccctgacctcaaccccatcgaacacctttgggatgaattgcaacgctgactgcgagctaaaacgcccaacatcagtgctcgatctcactaatgctgttgtggctgaatggaagcaagaacCCGCAGAaactgttccaacatctaatggaaagctttcccaaaagagtggaggctgttataacagcaaagggtggacaaactccatattaatacccatgagatgttcgacgagcaggtgtttgGTCATGTTAtaattgttttttgttgttgtggctaacattggctaggtgGGTAATGTTAAAGGGGTACTTAAGGAGTTTGGCAATAatgccctttatctactttcccagagtcagattaatttgtggataccatttttatgtttgcttgcagtttgaaggaagttgctaactagatACTCCAAGACATTTAGTCATATTGGCTCACAGAACTACCCCTAACTTCCTgcatactggacacacacaccacctgtCCATTCAGGTTTATTTAAAAAATCAATAATAGCTGTGACAGAAACAGGAAGTTCCGGTGTAATTTTATAAACGCCGACAGAtaatttgttcgttcgacatggtggtGGGATCTTTTTTTGTCAGTAAAAATAATTATGCAGGAAATCGCGGTGGAGGCGCCttcatgtgcaaatattgataaaATAACCATCATATTAAAGTGaatttggagtcacgcgatgacgtGTGGTGTAGTCATTCCACTACGACTCTAAAAACCATGCAGTATATTAGGCTTCAGATGAAATAAATTATGAGCTTCACAcagtggtgaaagtgcacggtaaTGAGGTTGATGCtggtttccaataaatattgagggtcttattctggtaacatgatgatcgatgctcgactgtcgtttgacaaataaaaatattctagCTCTTATCCATAACAATCTCATTACGTTGACTAGACAACCCGCACAGCCTACTCGCACTATAactgcaagctgttggctagagcgcaggtgccaagaccagagtaggcacatttgctatttaactcaACAGTTTTTGAGACAACTATCTTTAGAGTTAACaatgcaatggaaacacattTAACTTTAGATTTGTATTCGATGCATGAAAACTTAAGCTAAAAATTATATTTTGTGTGCACTACTTCATCACGCGCTGATTTTTTTATCCACAAGAAGTCCATTTGGTGGAAACATACCACTGGTGTAAAAATGCGCATATTTTTtaaatgcagattttagaatattcacatgaaaatctgtcatcAATTGTATGGAAACCTTGCAACTGGCACTTAACTCCTGCTTTGTTGGCAGTGTAGATAGCTAATTTACCAAGTTCAACTTCCTATTTTTCCCATTTCAAATATGCATCCGCTGAATTTCTGTCGACTTAGGTCTGATCATTCTTTCTCTGCTGGAGGTTTATTCGGCTATTGTACGACGGTAACATTAGCTAGGGCTGGTGGCAATGGCAAATAATTGTTAGTAAGGCCTACTTTATTGCAGAGCAGTTGCATTTAACCCTTTATCTAACATGTTCATATCCATAATTGGGCAGAAAATACTATTAGACTGTATAGTATTATGTCTTGCATATTGTTTGTGAATTAATGTGCAGCATGTATACTCCTTCATGTGGTTTCTAGTCACAGCCATGATGCACTGATATCTCTTGATTCCCATCATTTGTCCCTTAGGAGAATGGCAGCTAAGGTGAATGGCAGTTCAGCTCTGGTTAAAGAGGACGAGGAGCCCATGGACAtaactgtaacacacacagagcTCTACCAGACCCTCATAGACGCAGGCCTTCCACAGAAAGTGGCGGAGAGCCGTAATAAGATATTTCAGACTGGTAAGTGCAAGGGGGGTTGTTCACAGTACTACTTGATGGCGTTTCATGATATTTCAAAGACCTCATAATGTATATTTCTGCAAGCTCGAGAACACTGTATCAACCGAAGGATTTCACCTTGGTCAGTGGTCATATGATTTAGGTCACTTTGAGTAAAGGGGTCAGTATGTGCATAGCTGTGGAAGGGTGACATGCAGAGCCCTCTTCGCTGAGCGACATCATGTTTCAGTGGCTCTCGAGGAATATATGACTCTTATCAAATGTGATCCTATAAGTAgaatttctc
This Salvelinus fontinalis isolate EN_2023a chromosome 16, ASM2944872v1, whole genome shotgun sequence DNA region includes the following protein-coding sequences:
- the LOC129812634 gene encoding 60S ribosomal protein L13a-like, encoding MADRFNKVLLLDGRGHLLGRLAAIVAKQVLLGHKVVVVRCEGINISGNFYRNKLKYLAFLRKRMNTNPSRGPYHFRAPSRIFWRTVRGMLPHKTKRGQAALERLKVFDGVPPPYDKRKRMVVPAALKIVRLKPTRKFALLGRLAHEVGWKYQAITATLEEKRKEKAKIRYTKKKIEIKLSKLAEKNVESKISKYTAVLKQYGVLV